One Brachyspira suanatina DNA segment encodes these proteins:
- a CDS encoding ankyrin repeat domain-containing protein, translating to MNKILIIMFCFNIFLFAENDYLFYTNEADLLTNEMISDDNLNVSYENLYEAIDNYDAEYIRTAISNGNINIDSKLPDDYPNNLGGATLLLYSIYKNAGEITKILIENGANLKARDFKTWNSIMYAAAFSDLNTISLIAEKDSTLLDSKTEFNVTPLHIACDYNNLETVMYLCTNSNIDINARDIDGWTALYHAAHSKSMETYNLLIILGANTNIADNNNVLPETVLTRKIEDEVNELRDIDIELFKAIEKDDYKNIRALINRGANINAKDGYGLSALHLAIKNNSFKSVDVLLANRNIDLESKLPEGYFTHLGDDSTDAVYIGEATPLIYAIFKSKGNSRIVNELIKKGANVNATDEEGWSTFLYAAAFGNTSMLRSIASKNRKLVNSKTKNNVTPLHMAVVYDNIDNIKYLVRNLKVDIDAKDDDGWTALYYAAANNKKEAYNLLLRLGANKNIANNEGLKPADVLH from the coding sequence ATGAATAAAATTTTAATAATTATGTTTTGTTTTAATATATTTCTATTTGCAGAAAATGATTATCTATTTTATACCAATGAAGCTGATTTATTAACTAATGAAATGATATCAGATGATAATTTAAATGTAAGTTATGAAAATTTATATGAAGCTATAGATAATTATGATGCTGAATATATAAGAACAGCTATAAGCAATGGAAATATAAATATCGACTCAAAGCTTCCAGATGATTATCCTAATAATTTAGGAGGAGCTACTCTTTTACTTTATTCTATATATAAAAATGCTGGAGAAATAACTAAAATTTTAATAGAGAATGGAGCTAATTTAAAAGCAAGGGATTTTAAAACTTGGAATAGTATTATGTATGCTGCTGCTTTTTCAGACTTGAATACTATATCATTAATTGCTGAAAAAGATAGTACATTGCTTGATAGTAAAACTGAATTTAATGTAACCCCTTTGCATATAGCTTGTGATTATAATAATCTTGAAACTGTAATGTATTTATGCACTAATTCTAATATTGATATTAATGCAAGAGATATAGACGGCTGGACTGCTCTTTATCATGCGGCACATTCTAAGAGTATGGAAACATATAACTTACTTATTATATTAGGAGCGAATACTAATATAGCTGATAATAATAATGTGCTTCCTGAAACTGTGCTTACTAGAAAGATTGAAGATGAAGTTAATGAATTAAGAGATATTGATATTGAATTATTTAAAGCTATAGAAAAGGATGATTATAAAAATATCAGAGCTTTAATAAATAGAGGAGCGAATATTAATGCTAAAGATGGATATGGATTGAGTGCTTTGCATTTAGCTATAAAGAATAATAGTTTTAAATCTGTTGATGTACTTCTAGCAAATAGGAATATTGACTTAGAATCAAAACTGCCTGAAGGTTATTTTACTCATTTAGGAGATGATTCTACTGATGCAGTTTATATAGGTGAGGCAACTCCTCTTATTTATGCTATATTTAAAAGCAAGGGCAATTCAAGAATAGTTAATGAACTTATAAAAAAAGGCGCCAATGTGAATGCTACAGATGAAGAAGGATGGTCTACATTTTTATATGCGGCTGCTTTTGGAAATACTTCTATGCTGAGAAGTATCGCATCTAAAAATAGAAAACTTGTTAATTCAAAAACCAAAAATAATGTAACTCCTTTACATATGGCTGTTGTTTATGATAATATAGATAATATCAAATATTTAGTTAGAAATTTAAAAGTTGATATTGATGCTAAAGATGATGATGGTTGGACTGCTCTTTATTATGCTGCAGCTAACAACAAAAAAGAAGCCTATAATTTACTTTTGAGATTAGGTGCTAATAAAAACATAGCCAATAATGAAGGATTAAAGCCTGCTGACGTTTTACATTAA
- a CDS encoding ankyrin repeat domain-containing protein, whose amino-acid sequence MIRNGFLLIILLFSISFNVFALTEKEQEFFDAIKENKYESQLKNLLRYKMDLNATNEKGLTPLLYAIECNNEKAVRVLLEYSDVNIEYKLPDNFADYPYINKVEGDSFNIGGATPLMFAIFKNNARIVKQLIDKNADVKARDNEGTPVFLYACSFGNGNIIRMLLVKDRTLVNDKTSNGNINGLHYAASLNNLETINFLIKNVNVNINDRDSNGCTALYYAAYYKKREAYNLLIKLGANKDIGDNYGVKPEYILSGGSSAVDLDDNSNSNDDNLLTNTDDENMFIARTIQTSDTNALRNIMMYSNFNMNSVIIAYETPLTYAIHLGKDDMVNELLKYRMNNTNIINIETSFLPAEEVYFDESTNGIEAVGNVYLGDASPLQYAIFNGNTNIINTLLKLGADINRKDSLGNNALMYAASYGSAETIDTILNYSSNAYRVVDVYGDTPLHNAAALGNTNTLIALMNRTPININAQNIDGNTPLHFAVKNHNSNTYRFLLLKGADYTIRNYDGKTASDLLYGDGIESIESIISNNTNNIITNNIMTNYGSYSNFYTNERLNNSKSNNDLYGNTNLDNMDDTNYNSVLTNSYYNMRYNDNMFDDIKVQQVNNFADDLIYEYSDDKTFDDANDDHVEPDVSDDYSHIYEASKPLFDAIYNGNIEDILKAISSGIDINSRNEEGFTPLLYAINYDQLEAMKALLSYSNVIDIEMPLNNYTNTYSIKGGNFSGEVLFNGTTPLQYAIFKGNTNAVNLLIENGSDMRKKDYNGYCSLFYASAFSDPDMIHFLLEKDSSLTMEKSLSGRTVMHFAAMYGNDNAISYYLSNTFLSINSQDNDGNTPLHYANEKGYASTIELLIKRGAKTDIKNNAGLIASDLLKK is encoded by the coding sequence ATGATTAGAAACGGATTTTTATTAATTATATTGCTTTTTAGTATTAGTTTTAATGTATTCGCACTTACTGAAAAAGAGCAGGAATTTTTTGATGCTATAAAAGAAAATAAATACGAATCACAATTAAAAAATCTTTTAAGATATAAAATGGATTTGAATGCTACAAATGAAAAAGGATTAACTCCGCTTTTGTATGCTATCGAATGTAATAATGAAAAAGCTGTAAGAGTATTGCTTGAATATAGCGATGTTAATATAGAATATAAACTTCCTGATAATTTTGCAGATTATCCATATATAAATAAAGTTGAAGGCGATAGCTTTAATATAGGAGGGGCTACTCCTTTAATGTTTGCTATATTCAAAAATAATGCAAGAATAGTTAAGCAGCTTATAGATAAAAATGCTGATGTTAAAGCTAGGGACAATGAGGGAACTCCTGTTTTTTTATATGCATGCAGTTTTGGAAACGGTAATATTATAAGAATGCTTCTTGTAAAAGACAGAACATTAGTTAATGATAAAACTTCTAATGGTAATATTAACGGGCTTCATTATGCTGCTTCTCTTAATAATTTAGAAACTATTAATTTTTTAATTAAAAATGTTAATGTAAATATAAATGATAGAGATTCAAACGGATGTACTGCTTTATATTATGCTGCTTATTATAAAAAAAGAGAGGCATATAATCTTCTTATAAAACTTGGAGCTAATAAAGATATAGGTGATAATTATGGAGTAAAGCCTGAATATATTTTATCAGGAGGAAGTTCTGCTGTTGATTTAGATGATAACTCTAATAGTAATGATGATAATTTACTTACAAATACTGATGATGAAAATATGTTTATTGCAAGAACCATTCAAACATCAGACACTAATGCTTTAAGAAATATAATGATGTATTCTAATTTTAATATGAATTCTGTAATTATAGCTTATGAAACTCCTCTTACTTATGCTATACATCTTGGTAAAGATGATATGGTTAATGAGCTTCTTAAGTATAGAATGAATAATACAAATATTATCAATATAGAAACTTCTTTTTTACCAGCAGAAGAAGTGTATTTTGATGAAAGCACTAATGGAATAGAAGCTGTAGGCAATGTATATTTGGGTGATGCTAGTCCTTTGCAGTATGCTATATTTAACGGTAATACTAATATAATAAATACTCTTTTAAAACTAGGTGCGGATATAAACAGAAAAGACAGTTTAGGAAATAATGCCTTGATGTATGCAGCAAGTTATGGAAGTGCTGAAACTATTGACACAATTCTAAATTATTCAAGCAATGCTTATAGGGTTGTTGATGTTTATGGTGATACTCCTTTGCATAATGCTGCAGCATTAGGAAATACTAATACTTTGATTGCACTTATGAATAGAACTCCAATCAATATAAATGCACAAAATATTGACGGTAATACTCCTTTGCATTTTGCGGTAAAAAATCATAATAGTAATACATACAGATTTTTATTATTAAAAGGTGCTGATTATACTATAAGAAATTATGATGGAAAAACCGCATCCGATTTACTATATGGTGATGGTATTGAAAGTATAGAAAGTATTATAAGTAATAATACAAATAATATTATAACTAATAACATTATGACAAATTATGGTTCATATAGTAATTTTTATACCAATGAAAGGCTAAATAATAGTAAATCAAATAATGATTTATATGGAAATACAAATTTAGATAATATGGATGATACAAATTACAATTCAGTATTAACTAATTCATATTATAATATGCGCTACAATGATAATATGTTTGATGATATTAAAGTGCAGCAAGTTAATAATTTTGCTGATGATTTAATATATGAATATAGTGATGATAAAACTTTTGATGATGCGAATGATGACCATGTAGAACCTGATGTTTCTGATGATTATTCTCATATATACGAAGCTAGTAAGCCTTTATTTGATGCCATATATAATGGTAATATTGAGGATATTTTAAAAGCTATTTCAAGCGGTATAGATATAAATTCAAGAAATGAAGAAGGTTTTACTCCATTACTTTATGCTATTAATTATGATCAATTAGAGGCGATGAAGGCACTTTTAAGTTATAGTAATGTTATAGATATAGAAATGCCTCTTAATAATTACACTAATACTTATTCTATAAAAGGTGGAAATTTTAGCGGAGAAGTATTATTTAATGGTACAACTCCTTTACAATATGCGATATTTAAAGGTAATACCAATGCAGTTAATTTGCTTATAGAAAATGGTTCTGATATGAGAAAAAAAGATTATAACGGTTATTGCAGTTTATTCTATGCATCAGCATTTTCTGATCCTGATATGATACATTTTTTACTTGAAAAAGATTCTAGCTTAACTATGGAAAAATCTTTAAGCGGAAGAACTGTTATGCATTTTGCCGCTATGTATGGTAATGATAATGCTATATCATATTATTTATCAAATACTTTTTTAAGCATTAATTCTCAGGATAATGATGGAAACACTCCTTTGCATTATGCTAATGAAAAAGGATATGCTTCAACTATAGAACTGCTAATAAAAAGAGGAGCAAAAACTGACATAAAAAATAATGCTGGGCTTATAGCTTCAGATCTATTAAAAAAATAA
- a CDS encoding NADH:flavin oxidoreductase/NADH oxidase translates to MKQEKSNLFTPLKIGNLEIKNRVVMPPMCMYSADDGYVNDWYIQHYATRAIGGTGLVIVEATGVLPYVSSITDNDLGIWDDKYIDGLSKLVNAIKSNGAAAGIQINHAGRKCESAKVDKIYAPTAEAFSDKYRTPVEMTKDDINEVVDAFVKAFVRAKKAGFDMIEVHAAHGYLISTFLSPLSNKRTDEYGKNRAKILEEILRKGKEAVGKDYPIQIRISSYDWREGGNTVKDFADMLKPLEAEGLFDSINVSTGAVTADGKIIPYEGYQIPFCRELKQYMKVPCIGGGLIYDPKMANMMVRNGAADAIYIGRELLRNPYWALQAARTLGIDVPFPKQYEQAKR, encoded by the coding sequence ATGAAACAAGAAAAAAGTAATCTTTTTACACCTTTGAAAATAGGTAATCTTGAAATAAAAAACCGTGTAGTAATGCCTCCAATGTGTATGTATTCTGCAGATGATGGATATGTTAATGATTGGTATATTCAGCATTATGCTACAAGAGCTATAGGAGGAACAGGTTTAGTTATAGTAGAAGCTACAGGAGTGCTTCCTTATGTAAGTTCTATTACAGATAATGATTTAGGTATATGGGATGATAAATATATTGACGGTTTATCTAAGTTAGTAAATGCTATTAAAAGTAATGGTGCTGCTGCCGGTATACAAATAAACCATGCTGGAAGAAAATGTGAATCTGCAAAAGTTGATAAAATTTATGCTCCTACAGCTGAAGCATTTAGCGATAAATATAGAACACCTGTTGAAATGACTAAAGATGACATTAATGAAGTTGTTGATGCATTTGTTAAAGCATTTGTAAGAGCTAAAAAAGCAGGTTTTGATATGATAGAAGTTCATGCTGCTCATGGTTATTTAATTTCTACATTCTTATCTCCATTATCAAATAAGAGAACTGATGAATATGGTAAAAACAGGGCTAAAATTTTAGAAGAGATTTTAAGAAAAGGTAAAGAAGCAGTAGGTAAGGATTATCCTATACAGATAAGAATATCTTCTTATGATTGGAGAGAAGGCGGAAATACAGTGAAAGATTTTGCAGATATGTTAAAACCATTAGAAGCAGAAGGTTTATTCGATTCTATAAATGTTAGTACAGGTGCTGTTACTGCAGACGGAAAAATTATTCCTTATGAAGGATATCAAATTCCTTTCTGCCGTGAATTAAAACAATATATGAAAGTTCCTTGTATAGGCGGAGGACTTATATACGATCCTAAAATGGCTAATATGATGGTAAGAAATGGAGCTGCTGATGCTATCTACATAGGAAGAGAATTATTAAGAAATCCATATTGGGCATTACAGGCTGCTAGAACTTTAGGTATTGATGTACCATTCCCTAAACAATATGAACAAGCTAAAAGATAA
- a CDS encoding flavodoxin domain-containing protein has translation MSNKIAVLYKSKYGTTRTYAKWIADKVHGDLYSIDNVTFQNLDTYDFIVFAGALYAGKLSSAKGIKKFYKKLKGRKNLYCIIVGLGDPADKELYNAYVNKNFNSDEKEYMKFYFLRGCLDFDKLKLHHALMMYMLKRIISAKSVKTEDEKALLENYGKKIDFLNKTSVEEIVLDIKNKNKELQNK, from the coding sequence ATGTCAAATAAAATCGCTGTGCTTTATAAAAGTAAATATGGAACTACAAGAACTTATGCTAAATGGATAGCTGATAAAGTTCATGGAGACCTTTATAGTATTGATAATGTAACTTTTCAAAATTTAGATACTTATGATTTTATAGTTTTTGCCGGTGCTCTGTATGCTGGTAAACTTTCATCAGCTAAAGGTATAAAAAAATTCTATAAAAAATTAAAAGGCAGAAAAAATTTATATTGTATTATAGTAGGTCTTGGAGATCCTGCAGATAAAGAATTATATAATGCTTATGTTAATAAAAATTTTAATTCTGATGAAAAAGAATATATGAAATTTTATTTTTTAAGAGGATGCCTAGATTTTGATAAATTGAAGCTTCATCATGCATTAATGATGTATATGCTTAAAAGAATAATATCCGCTAAGTCAGTAAAAACAGAAGATGAAAAAGCCTTATTAGAAAATTATGGAAAAAAAATAGATTTTCTCAATAAAACTTCTGTTGAAGAAATAGTATTGGATATAAAAAATAAAAATAAAGAACTTCAAAATAAATAA
- a CDS encoding phytoene desaturase family protein, with amino-acid sequence MKTIIKEYINMTNNKKYDIVIIGSGLGGLTSGAYLAKKGKKVLVLESHNIVGGCATVYKRKNVKFEVGLHEMDMAKKSRDGKYPILKQLGIYDRVDFVKLPQTWRIKTESTDLVIPEGYQNVMNTLEKEFPEEKGGIKKYFGGLSRMMYMIRRLPYDLKFFDFLFYPITTFPMNLYHLFTQKKLGNVLDSIIKSDKLKRILNINITYYHDNPYEFTWYYHACAQGGYYNQACFIKGGSQNLSNALADIIRENGGEVRVSSEVKKINVKGNIAEGVTYFDKRAKQEVTVNADYVIANAAPKVVYDELLPKGYEDKRINKLKNSVSLYTVYIIFKKKFTELYPNNAYSTFISTEKMLNTPFKEDAKGQRNIPVEDRNFVFVDYSTIDSGLVEEGDERSFAVLTGPSYLDEWKDLSDEDYKAKKKELAEKLIDRAEKHYPGFRDNIEYYEVATPKTIKRYIKTPEGTAYGFVQDGYLKKSRSVRVSPTVKNLHFASAWGFPGGGFTGAIMSGYLAARNILFPIKPYIVLRILLCAAFGTAVGTAHHWIPALMNLFK; translated from the coding sequence ATGAAAACAATTATAAAGGAGTATATAAATATGACTAACAATAAAAAATACGATATAGTAATAATAGGTTCAGGATTAGGAGGATTAACTTCTGGAGCTTATTTAGCAAAAAAAGGAAAGAAAGTTTTAGTTTTAGAAAGTCACAATATAGTTGGAGGATGTGCTACAGTATATAAAAGAAAAAATGTTAAGTTTGAAGTAGGTCTTCATGAAATGGATATGGCTAAAAAAAGCAGAGATGGAAAATATCCTATATTAAAACAATTAGGTATTTATGATAGAGTTGATTTTGTTAAATTACCTCAAACTTGGAGAATAAAAACAGAGTCTACAGATTTAGTTATACCTGAAGGCTATCAGAATGTTATGAATACATTAGAAAAAGAATTCCCAGAGGAGAAAGGCGGTATAAAAAAATATTTCGGTGGGCTTTCAAGAATGATGTATATGATAAGAAGACTTCCTTATGACTTGAAGTTTTTTGATTTCCTATTTTATCCTATAACAACATTCCCAATGAATTTATATCATTTATTTACTCAAAAGAAACTTGGAAATGTTTTGGATTCAATAATAAAAAGTGATAAGTTAAAAAGGATATTAAATATTAATATAACTTACTATCATGATAATCCTTATGAATTTACTTGGTATTATCATGCTTGTGCTCAAGGTGGATACTATAATCAAGCTTGTTTTATCAAAGGCGGAAGTCAAAACTTATCAAATGCTTTAGCTGATATAATAAGAGAAAACGGCGGAGAGGTGAGAGTTTCTTCAGAAGTTAAGAAAATAAATGTAAAAGGAAATATTGCTGAAGGTGTTACTTACTTTGACAAAAGAGCAAAACAGGAAGTTACAGTGAATGCTGATTATGTAATAGCTAATGCTGCACCTAAAGTGGTATATGATGAGCTTCTTCCAAAAGGATATGAGGATAAGAGAATAAATAAACTTAAAAACTCTGTATCATTATACACAGTTTACATAATATTTAAGAAGAAATTTACAGAGCTTTATCCTAACAATGCATACTCTACTTTTATAAGTACAGAAAAAATGTTGAATACTCCATTTAAAGAAGATGCTAAAGGACAAAGAAACATACCAGTAGAAGATAGAAACTTTGTATTTGTTGATTATTCTACAATAGACAGCGGACTTGTAGAAGAAGGTGATGAACGTTCATTTGCTGTATTGACAGGGCCTTCATATTTAGATGAGTGGAAAGATTTAAGCGATGAAGATTATAAAGCTAAAAAGAAAGAATTAGCAGAAAAATTGATAGACAGGGCAGAAAAGCATTATCCGGGATTCAGAGATAATATTGAGTATTATGAAGTTGCTACACCAAAAACAATAAAGAGATATATTAAAACTCCAGAGGGTACAGCTTATGGATTCGTTCAAGATGGTTATTTGAAAAAAAGCCGTTCTGTGAGAGTATCTCCTACAGTTAAGAATTTACACTTTGCTAGTGCTTGGGGATTTCCTGGCGGAGGATTTACAGGTGCTATAATGAGCGGGTATTTAGCAGCAAGAAATATATTGTTCCCTATAAAGCCTTATATAGTATTGAGAATACTTCTTTGTGCTGCTTTCGGAACTGCTGTAGGCACTGCTCATCATTGGATTCCTGCTTTGATGAACTTGTTTAAGTAA
- a CDS encoding DUF2147 domain-containing protein, with the protein MKNKIITILIFTMISSIMAFAQNADDIVGLWYSQADAKNRVSVVQIYKENNKYYAYSFAYQNSTDTVNDVNNPKAELRNLPLKGLVYLYDLEFSKGEWKGGKIYNPEQGKTYNAKASLSDNKQELKIKATIDGAGLFGKTLTWKKVPSNEVSKYMPLNKSELRKLN; encoded by the coding sequence ATGAAAAATAAAATCATAACAATACTAATTTTTACAATGATATCAAGCATAATGGCTTTCGCACAAAATGCTGATGATATAGTTGGATTATGGTACAGTCAGGCTGATGCTAAAAATAGAGTTTCTGTAGTTCAAATTTATAAAGAGAATAATAAATACTATGCCTATTCATTTGCCTATCAGAATTCTACTGATACTGTGAATGATGTTAATAATCCTAAAGCAGAATTAAGAAACTTGCCTTTAAAAGGACTTGTATATTTATATGATTTAGAGTTTTCAAAAGGCGAATGGAAAGGCGGTAAAATATATAATCCTGAACAGGGCAAAACATATAATGCCAAAGCAAGCCTTTCAGATAATAAACAAGAGTTAAAAATAAAAGCTACTATAGACGGAGCCGGACTTTTTGGTAAAACTCTCACTTGGAAAAAAGTACCTAGCAATGAAGTTTCTAAATATATGCCATTAAATAAAAGCGAATTAAGAAAACTTAATTAA
- a CDS encoding DUF2147 domain-containing protein: MKKRFLFVSALLIFSVLALNAQDVKANDVVGLWYAEKDSLGRIPVVEIYEDGGKYYGYSFAYKESYYGPESLDEKNPNPQLRKLPLKGLVYIMGLSFDKKEWNGGKIYNPYDGKTYNGKMSIDKDGKLILRGSIDKSGVFGKSMKWTRIPDSEKSRFTPLKRSELRKLN, from the coding sequence ATGAAGAAAAGATTTTTATTTGTATCAGCATTATTAATATTTTCGGTATTAGCTTTAAATGCACAAGATGTTAAAGCTAATGATGTAGTTGGATTATGGTATGCTGAAAAAGATTCTCTTGGAAGAATTCCTGTTGTAGAGATTTATGAGGATGGAGGAAAATATTATGGTTATTCTTTTGCCTATAAAGAATCATATTATGGACCTGAAAGTTTAGATGAAAAAAATCCTAATCCGCAGCTTAGAAAGCTTCCATTAAAAGGATTAGTGTATATTATGGGATTATCTTTTGATAAAAAAGAATGGAATGGTGGTAAAATATATAACCCTTATGATGGAAAAACTTATAATGGTAAAATGTCTATAGATAAAGATGGAAAACTTATTTTAAGAGGATCTATTGATAAATCCGGAGTTTTTGGTAAATCTATGAAATGGACTAGAATTCCTGATTCTGAAAAATCAAGATTTACACCTCTTAAAAGATCAGAATTAAGAAAACTTAATTAA
- a CDS encoding DMT family transporter: MSENNKLNNNLGYIFAILAVIIWSGNFVAARFLVNLTPIEISFYRWLVTLLVLTPFCIKKLLETIKYIKGIWIQVIILSILSVTLFNTFVYMAAHTSNATNMSLLATLSPIVIALISRVVWKTKLTIYQKIGLLAVIVGVVILITNGSIEVLMKLQFAIGDFYMLIAVIIFSIYTLILRIKPKEMPHHIFFYLMVIIGFIPLMAAMIYLHASNNAHALNIQTGLILLYVGVFPSALGFIFWNIAIAKIGAIKGAIIYDSVPFFSSLEAVILLNEKLLLSQVLGGILILIGIIYSSIGDKITDKIKNRK, translated from the coding sequence ATGTCAGAAAATAATAAATTAAATAATAATTTAGGTTATATCTTCGCAATACTAGCAGTTATTATATGGAGCGGTAATTTTGTAGCTGCTAGATTTCTTGTAAATTTAACTCCAATAGAAATTTCTTTTTACAGATGGTTAGTCACTCTTTTAGTATTAACTCCATTCTGTATAAAAAAACTACTAGAAACTATTAAATATATAAAAGGAATATGGATACAAGTTATAATACTATCTATACTAAGCGTTACCTTATTCAATACATTTGTATATATGGCAGCACATACAAGTAATGCTACAAATATGTCTTTGCTTGCTACCTTATCCCCTATAGTAATAGCATTAATAAGCAGAGTTGTATGGAAAACAAAATTAACTATATATCAGAAAATAGGATTATTAGCTGTAATAGTAGGAGTTGTTATTTTAATCACTAATGGAAGTATAGAAGTACTAATGAAACTGCAATTTGCCATAGGTGATTTTTATATGCTAATAGCTGTTATAATATTTTCAATATATACTTTAATTTTAAGAATTAAACCTAAAGAAATGCCTCATCATATTTTCTTTTATCTTATGGTTATTATAGGATTTATACCCTTAATGGCTGCAATGATATATTTACATGCTTCTAATAATGCTCATGCCTTAAATATACAAACAGGATTAATACTTTTATATGTAGGTGTTTTTCCTTCAGCATTAGGGTTCATATTTTGGAATATAGCTATTGCTAAAATAGGTGCTATAAAAGGAGCTATAATATATGATTCTGTTCCTTTCTTTTCATCTTTAGAAGCTGTTATACTTCTAAATGAAAAATTATTATTATCTCAGGTATTAGGAGGAATATTAATACTTATTGGTATAATATACAGCAGCATAGGCGACAAAATAACAGATAAAATAAAAAATAGAAAATAA
- a CDS encoding MFS transporter, with amino-acid sequence MSNLLFIIMTLLWLSLYVYIPYQVPYLSSININSSMIGIIIGLYGAAQMFLKFPFGLLNDYVGRCKIFILLAGLLTSIGAVIRLLNLNAAGFLIGGILCGISASIWTVFMVLYASYFDKSEEYKATSKSLVASVTGMFLAFLIAAFSYNKFGMKFLLYVSAVSGALVFILGIFLQDKKHSKKLSIKGLFSVIKNKRLIVFSLLAIVMQGIQMAAVISFTLNRIKELGGTDQNVGMASIISMFFAILGAFAPSRIKNENNIKKYIQIFFVVMALYCIAVISSSNVFIIIASQIFGGFSSGILASLLTSESIKEIDIEKKSSAMGFFQSTYSFGIFIFPIITGKLIDIYSINVAYIVLALISFLSAAIAIIYYMTNKKIIKL; translated from the coding sequence ATGTCTAATTTATTATTTATTATAATGACTCTTTTATGGCTTTCATTATACGTTTATATACCATATCAAGTTCCTTATTTATCATCTATTAATATAAATTCATCTATGATAGGAATCATTATAGGACTTTATGGTGCTGCACAAATGTTTTTAAAATTTCCATTTGGACTTCTCAATGATTATGTTGGAAGATGTAAAATATTTATACTATTAGCAGGGCTTCTTACATCTATTGGTGCCGTAATAAGATTACTAAATTTAAATGCTGCAGGATTTTTGATTGGCGGAATTTTATGCGGAATATCTGCATCTATCTGGACAGTATTCATGGTTCTATATGCTTCTTACTTTGATAAAAGTGAAGAATATAAAGCAACGAGTAAATCTCTAGTGGCAAGTGTAACAGGTATGTTTTTGGCTTTTTTGATAGCTGCTTTTTCTTATAATAAATTTGGAATGAAATTTCTTCTCTATGTTAGTGCTGTTTCAGGAGCTTTAGTTTTTATATTGGGTATTTTTCTTCAGGATAAAAAACATAGTAAAAAGTTATCAATAAAAGGATTATTCTCCGTTATAAAAAATAAAAGATTAATAGTATTTTCATTGCTTGCTATAGTAATGCAGGGGATACAGATGGCTGCGGTTATATCGTTTACTTTAAATAGAATAAAAGAACTAGGAGGAACTGATCAAAATGTAGGTATGGCGTCAATAATAAGTATGTTCTTTGCTATATTAGGAGCTTTTGCCCCAAGCAGAATAAAAAATGAAAATAATATAAAAAAGTATATACAGATATTTTTTGTTGTTATGGCTTTATACTGCATAGCTGTTATATCAAGCAGCAATGTATTTATTATAATAGCTTCTCAAATTTTTGGAGGATTTTCTTCAGGAATACTAGCTTCTTTGCTTACAAGTGAATCTATAAAAGAAATAGATATCGAAAAGAAATCATCAGCTATGGGATTTTTTCAATCTACATATTCTTTTGGTATATTTATATTTCCTATAATAACAGGTAAATTAATAGATATATACTCTATAAATGTTGCCTATATTGTACTTGCTTTAATTTCTTTCTTATCAGCAGCAATTGCAATAATTTATTATATGACAAATAAAAAAATCATAAAATTATAA